Genomic DNA from Taurinivorans muris:
GTTCAAGAATAATATGCAGGATTTCCTGGGCGTCTTTACTTAATCGCGTATGTTCTTTGCTTAGTTCGTCAGCTTGTTCTTGAAAAAGTTTATTTTGTTCATCGCTGAAAGGCATAATCATTTATCCGTTTTTTGCGCTTCAAAACGACAAGTTCTGCCTCCAAGACACCAACAATCGATTTCTTTGACAGAATACCTGTTTCCTGTCTGAAAATCCAAAGCACCTTTGATAAAGCCTTCGTCATAGTGGCAGGTTTCCATGCCCGTATCGGGAAGCCCCGAACAGTCAAGGTCTTCTTCTATGGAAATAATAAGATTGATATCATCTTGGGAAACTTGTTCCACACGCAAAATCCCAATTTTAAATTCCTGCAGCTTTTTTTGAAGAAGAGAAAGGAAAATATAAAGCGTTTCCTGTTTTCCGACAAATTTTT
This window encodes:
- a CDS encoding V4R domain-containing protein, translating into MANRVYPFSWELIGDVKKGRPHIGEDTRLEIYRLFQFTIRDVLEQELGSKEKVDHIFFEAGKLAGKSFVEKFVGKQETLYIFLSLLQKKLQEFKIGILRVEQVSQDDINLIISIEEDLDCSGLPDTGMETCHYDEGFIKGALDFQTGNRYSVKEIDCWCLGGRTCRFEAQKTDK